From Peptoanaerobacter stomatis, one genomic window encodes:
- the tig gene encoding trigger factor, with the protein MSLELLKKEGYNAELKMVINSADFEKYCTKAYNKNKGKISIPGFRKGKVPKQIIEKYYGVGFFYEDALNDAFSEEFSKGVEQIGIEPVARPVIDVEEIETGKDVVIDVKVVIKPDIEIGQYKGLEVKFGDTTPTDEEVERELENRRNQNARFVTIEDRAVKDGDIVKLDFEGKKDGVPFEGGKGENYSLTIGSKSFIDGFEEQLIGMNIGEKKVIEVTFPQEYMEKSLAGQKATFDVKINEIKEKQLPELDDEFVKDISEFDTLDQLKEDIKKTISQRKEKDATREFENDIVEQIVKNSKIDLPKEMIDTEADHMFNEFAQGLSYQGMNVDMYSKYINKSIDELKNEMKPEAEKRVKGSLVLEKVKKLENVGYSEDQVERELEQMAQMYGMEVDKLKDIFKGEQREYMIDNIILRNTIEFLKAETKRI; encoded by the coding sequence ATGTCATTAGAATTATTGAAAAAAGAAGGATATAACGCTGAATTAAAAATGGTAATAAACTCAGCAGATTTTGAAAAATATTGTACAAAAGCTTATAATAAAAATAAAGGTAAAATAAGCATACCTGGATTTAGAAAAGGTAAAGTGCCTAAACAAATAATAGAAAAATATTATGGAGTAGGTTTTTTCTATGAAGATGCTTTAAATGACGCTTTTTCTGAAGAATTTTCAAAAGGTGTTGAACAAATAGGTATAGAACCTGTTGCAAGACCTGTTATAGATGTAGAAGAAATAGAAACTGGAAAAGATGTTGTTATAGACGTAAAAGTAGTAATAAAACCTGATATAGAAATAGGACAGTACAAAGGGCTTGAAGTAAAATTTGGTGATACTACTCCAACTGATGAAGAAGTTGAAAGAGAACTTGAAAATAGAAGAAATCAAAACGCAAGATTTGTAACTATCGAAGATAGAGCAGTTAAAGACGGAGATATTGTTAAACTTGATTTTGAAGGCAAAAAAGATGGAGTTCCTTTTGAAGGTGGAAAAGGAGAAAATTATTCGCTTACAATAGGTTCAAAATCATTCATAGATGGATTTGAAGAACAGCTTATAGGTATGAACATAGGAGAAAAAAAAGTAATTGAAGTGACTTTCCCACAAGAATATATGGAGAAATCTTTAGCAGGTCAAAAAGCAACTTTTGACGTAAAGATTAATGAAATCAAAGAAAAACAATTACCTGAGCTTGATGATGAATTTGTAAAAGATATAAGTGAATTTGATACATTAGATCAATTAAAAGAAGACATAAAAAAGACTATATCACAAAGAAAAGAAAAAGATGCTACAAGAGAATTTGAAAATGATATAGTTGAACAAATAGTGAAAAATTCAAAAATTGATTTACCTAAAGAGATGATAGACACAGAGGCTGATCATATGTTTAATGAATTTGCACAAGGACTTTCATATCAAGGTATGAACGTTGATATGTATTCAAAATACATCAATAAATCAATAGATGAATTAAAAAATGAAATGAAACCTGAAGCAGAAAAAAGAGTAAAAGGTTCATTGGTGTTAGAAAAAGTAAAAAAACTTGAAAATGTAGGTTACAGTGAAGATCAAGTTGAAAGAGAACTTGAACAAATGGCACAAATGTATGGAATGGAAGTAGACAAATTAAAAGATATATTCAAAGGCGAACAAAGAGAATATATGATTGACAATATAATACTTAGAAATACAATAGAGTTCTTAAAAGCTGAGACAAAGAGAATATAA